One window of Methanohalophilus levihalophilus genomic DNA carries:
- the kamA gene encoding lysine 2,3-aminomutase — translation MEKNSKKQKEIASKIDPEEVLTKWKDWNWQLKHSIQDIETFEKLLGIKFEPAEKKKVEKTLELFPLSITPYYLSLIEADDFRNDPIYLQSFPSPDELIVLSDELEDPLSEDKDSPVEGITHRYPDRVLFHISNVCSMYCRHCTRKRKVGDIDYIPGKEKIIKGIEYIRNTPQVRDVLLSGGDPLMLPNEYLDWILSEISQIPHVEVIRIGSRMPVVLPYRITDELVGILKKYHPIWLNTHFNHPREVTASSREALRKLADAGIPLGNQTVLLAGVNDCPRIIKKLLHKLVQNRVRPYYLYQCDLSEGLSHFRTPVGKGIEIMENLIGHTSGFAVPTYVIDAPHGGGKIPVMPNYIVSWSTNRVILRNYEGIITSYKEPDSYTQTYCDRKCNDCHLQLKLDDATEYKGTGIAKLLADYDDTTSLVPKNTERMERRT, via the coding sequence ATGGAAAAAAACAGCAAAAAGCAGAAAGAAATAGCATCGAAAATTGATCCTGAAGAAGTTTTAACTAAATGGAAAGACTGGAATTGGCAGCTTAAACATTCAATTCAGGATATTGAAACCTTCGAAAAACTGCTTGGAATCAAATTTGAGCCTGCAGAAAAAAAGAAGGTCGAAAAAACATTGGAATTATTCCCATTATCTATTACACCGTATTATCTCTCCCTCATCGAGGCCGATGATTTCAGAAATGATCCGATTTATCTGCAATCATTCCCCTCACCTGACGAACTTATTGTATTATCGGATGAACTTGAAGATCCGCTTTCTGAAGACAAGGATAGTCCTGTTGAAGGGATTACCCACAGGTATCCTGACAGGGTACTATTCCATATCAGCAATGTATGCTCCATGTATTGCCGCCACTGCACCCGCAAAAGAAAAGTTGGAGACATCGACTACATACCCGGAAAAGAGAAAATAATCAAGGGCATCGAGTATATCAGGAATACCCCGCAGGTCAGGGATGTTTTGCTATCCGGCGGTGACCCTTTGATGCTACCGAACGAATACCTTGATTGGATACTCTCAGAGATAAGCCAGATTCCACATGTTGAAGTTATACGTATAGGCAGCAGGATGCCTGTAGTACTCCCATACAGGATTACGGATGAACTGGTGGGAATTCTGAAAAAATACCATCCTATCTGGCTAAATACCCATTTCAATCATCCCCGGGAAGTCACTGCCTCTTCAAGAGAAGCTCTCAGGAAACTCGCAGATGCCGGAATACCCTTAGGAAATCAAACGGTACTGCTCGCAGGAGTAAACGATTGTCCGAGAATTATAAAAAAGCTGCTTCATAAATTGGTTCAAAATCGGGTGCGACCTTACTATTTGTATCAATGTGATCTTTCAGAAGGCCTGTCACATTTCAGGACACCGGTGGGAAAAGGCATAGAAATAATGGAAAACCTGATAGGCCATACAAGCGGGTTTGCGGTTCCTACCTATGTCATCGATGCTCCCCATGGAGGAGGAAAAATACCGGTAATGCCAAATTATATTGTATCATGGTCCACAAATCGTGTGATTCTGCGTAACTATGAAGGCATCATTACCAGTTACAAAGAACCGGATTCATACACACAGACATATTGTGACCGGAAATGCAATGATTGTCACCTGCAGCTTAAACTGGATGATGCAACCGAGTATAAAGGAACCGGAATTGCAAAACTGCTTGCAGACTACGACGATACTACAAGCCTTGTCCCAAAAAACACTGAAAGAATGGAGAGAAGGACTTGA
- the ablB gene encoding putative beta-lysine N-acetyltransferase, with translation MDTIEKIGNSVIQHGKYNDRVYLMKLDPSDIPSIMDKMDFLAEQKHYSKIFTKVPESFKKLFCKRGYICEASIPKYYDGIKDAVVMSKFLDPERSINRLNEMHKNVIETALSKEEISHSSLPSGYSIKKCTQEDIENMADVYQETFETYPFPIHDQDYLRKTMEENIIYFGVFKDGKIVALSSAEIDYEHSNVEMTDFATLSDFRGKGLSSQLLISMDKEMKILGIKTAYTIARASSDGMNIVFAKCGYDYCGRLINNTNISGDIESMNIWYRCL, from the coding sequence ATGGATACTATTGAAAAAATAGGCAATTCTGTTATCCAGCACGGCAAGTATAACGATCGGGTCTATCTTATGAAATTAGATCCTTCAGATATACCTTCAATCATGGATAAAATGGACTTCCTTGCCGAGCAAAAGCACTATTCTAAGATATTCACAAAAGTACCGGAATCATTCAAAAAACTGTTTTGCAAACGAGGATATATTTGTGAAGCGTCAATACCGAAATACTATGACGGAATAAAAGATGCAGTTGTTATGAGCAAGTTTCTTGATCCTGAAAGAAGCATTAACAGACTGAATGAAATGCATAAAAACGTTATAGAGACGGCTCTGTCAAAAGAAGAGATTTCACATTCCAGTCTTCCATCCGGATATTCTATAAAGAAATGTACGCAAGAGGATATTGAGAATATGGCGGATGTCTATCAGGAAACGTTTGAAACATATCCGTTTCCCATACATGATCAGGATTATCTGCGAAAAACAATGGAAGAGAATATAATTTATTTCGGTGTTTTCAAAGATGGGAAAATCGTTGCACTCTCATCGGCTGAAATAGATTATGAACACTCAAATGTGGAAATGACAGATTTTGCTACTTTGTCCGATTTTCGTGGAAAGGGGCTGTCTTCACAATTGCTCATAAGCATGGATAAAGAGATGAAAATATTAGGCATCAAGACTGCGTATACCATTGCAAGAGCGAGTTCCGACGGAATGAATATCGTTTTTGCAAAATGTGGATATGATTATTGTGGCAGACTGATTAATAATACCAATATATCAGGCGATATTGAAAGTATGAATATCTGGTATCGCTGCCTTTAA
- a CDS encoding DUF460 domain-containing protein, with the protein MSMKSRVIYGIDIARGSSRSKQAARYALVILDNDSVTYHTMISLHRILRMVRQDVPSIIAVDNIFELAPDKKTLVHILDGLPSDVKLVQVTGGIKQEGLLHLAHKNGLNFDPKDPIEEAEACARLADMGVGCEVLLFEDVTRIKVSRSRSLGRGGWSQNRYRRKVHGAVKVKSREIEATLKRASKERNFTFTTKAVEGFGGYVRCEFIVYARRSSVPVSSYSGSDVQVKVTSVVGDKIRYRKLKSSGRMPTIVGIDPGTTVGIAILSLEGELLYSGSSRGISFDEVVKLIADYGKPAVVATDVYPMPDAVERVRRSFNAIAYSPGAEIPAEEKIAMGRPYDYSNDHERDSLTAAVSAYKKYKTLLLKVDRKTPTDVDKIKVKLKVIQGLSIGDAIEQVRNEDVVRHTPVSESVESRRDEGEIRNLAENLKKKIEELEELQEYIGELKADIESKDEKIRNLEKKIKKMREASYETIQRDKEIRIRNEHIARLKKDLKRSKKNLLKSRQLTKKLKQIKKLESTGEGIPIKVISSFTAEAIKHISSLYGLKKGDVVFLRDPSGGSAVTATTLADFEVRAVLVPDSVAHAAEKVFFERNVPLLHKLEVKVVGDFAVVAPDDLDAAIAKWEESAAERRHKKEEEELHHLVDEYRSERRRGIV; encoded by the coding sequence ATGAGCATGAAAAGTCGTGTCATTTATGGGATTGATATTGCGCGGGGCTCATCACGCTCCAAGCAGGCTGCACGTTACGCTTTAGTGATACTTGACAATGATTCTGTTACATATCACACTATGATCAGCCTGCACAGGATACTGCGGATGGTAAGACAAGATGTTCCTTCTATAATAGCCGTTGATAATATTTTTGAGCTGGCTCCTGACAAGAAAACTCTTGTTCACATTCTTGACGGGCTTCCTTCGGACGTCAAGCTTGTGCAGGTAACCGGTGGAATAAAGCAGGAAGGACTTTTGCATCTTGCCCATAAGAATGGATTGAATTTTGATCCCAAAGACCCGATTGAGGAGGCTGAAGCCTGCGCCCGGCTCGCTGATATGGGTGTGGGATGTGAAGTCTTGCTTTTCGAGGATGTTACCCGGATAAAAGTGAGTCGTTCCCGTTCCCTTGGTCGCGGTGGGTGGAGCCAGAACAGGTATCGTCGGAAAGTCCATGGTGCTGTTAAGGTGAAGAGCCGGGAAATCGAAGCCACCCTGAAACGGGCTTCTAAGGAGCGAAATTTCACATTTACTACTAAGGCAGTGGAAGGTTTTGGGGGGTATGTCCGCTGCGAGTTTATTGTTTATGCCAGAAGATCTTCTGTACCTGTGTCCTCTTATTCGGGTTCTGATGTGCAGGTAAAAGTGACCAGTGTTGTAGGGGATAAGATCCGTTACAGAAAGCTTAAAAGTTCCGGCAGGATGCCTACGATTGTCGGCATTGATCCAGGGACTACGGTTGGAATTGCCATTCTCTCCCTTGAAGGGGAACTCCTGTATTCAGGCAGCTCTCGCGGAATATCGTTTGATGAAGTTGTGAAACTTATTGCAGATTACGGGAAGCCTGCGGTTGTGGCCACTGACGTTTATCCGATGCCTGATGCGGTTGAGCGTGTCAGGAGAAGTTTTAACGCGATTGCATATTCCCCGGGTGCCGAAATTCCGGCGGAAGAGAAAATCGCAATGGGACGTCCATATGATTATTCCAATGATCATGAGCGGGATTCCCTGACAGCAGCCGTTTCTGCATATAAGAAGTACAAGACTCTGCTTTTGAAAGTTGACCGAAAAACTCCTACAGATGTTGACAAGATCAAAGTCAAGCTAAAAGTAATTCAGGGTTTGTCGATAGGTGACGCTATAGAACAGGTCAGAAATGAGGATGTTGTTCGGCACACCCCGGTTTCGGAGTCTGTTGAATCACGCAGGGATGAAGGGGAAATCCGTAATCTTGCTGAAAACCTGAAGAAGAAAATTGAGGAACTGGAGGAATTGCAGGAATATATTGGTGAACTCAAGGCTGACATTGAGTCAAAGGATGAAAAAATCCGCAATCTTGAGAAGAAGATAAAGAAGATGCGTGAAGCAAGTTATGAAACCATCCAGCGGGACAAGGAAATCCGTATCAGAAATGAGCATATTGCCCGGCTGAAAAAGGATCTTAAGAGGTCAAAGAAGAATCTCCTTAAATCCAGGCAGCTTACCAAAAAGCTCAAGCAGATAAAAAAGCTGGAGAGCACCGGAGAAGGTATCCCGATAAAGGTTATTTCTTCATTTACCGCTGAAGCCATAAAGCACATTTCAAGTCTTTACGGCCTTAAGAAAGGGGATGTTGTTTTCCTGAGAGACCCAAGTGGGGGAAGTGCTGTCACAGCTACTACTCTTGCGGATTTTGAGGTTCGGGCAGTTCTTGTTCCAGACAGTGTGGCACATGCTGCGGAAAAAGTGTTTTTTGAGAGGAATGTGCCTCTGTTGCATAAGCTGGAAGTCAAGGTTGTAGGTGATTTTGCTGTTGTGGCCCCAGACGATTTAGACGCAGCAATAGCAAAGTGGGAAGAGTCTGCAGCAGAGCGTAGGCACAAAAAGGAGGAAGAGGAACTTCACCATCTTGTGGATGAATACCGTAGTGAGAGGCGGCGTGGGATCGTTTGA
- a CDS encoding serine/threonine-protein kinase RIO2, which yields MISDVVKVFKELDKKDFRILNGIELGMRTHEWVPVEDLLSFTGFSYGDLEYKLRKLRHYNFVIATHTPYDGYRIYFEGYDALALNAFVKRNVICAIGDEIGVGKESVVHEAIREPELAIGDYEPAIVKFHREGQTSFKSVKRARSHLEGKEHFSWIYAARLAAQREYEIMKKLSPKVSIPKPIDCNRHAIVMEVASGSILAKTRLGDPLHYLNEILQQVANAYGEGIIHSDLSEYNIFVSTEGVQLIDWPQYVTPAHPHAKDLLLRDISNILTHFEKKYGIQTDANAIYDDLTSGNEVRI from the coding sequence ATGATCAGTGATGTGGTCAAGGTCTTTAAGGAGCTTGACAAAAAAGATTTTAGAATACTCAATGGTATTGAGCTTGGTATGCGAACCCATGAATGGGTTCCTGTAGAAGATCTTCTTTCTTTTACAGGTTTTAGCTACGGAGACCTTGAATATAAACTCAGGAAACTCCGGCACTATAACTTTGTGATAGCTACTCATACTCCTTATGACGGGTACCGGATTTATTTTGAAGGTTATGATGCTTTAGCTCTGAATGCGTTTGTAAAACGCAACGTCATATGTGCTATTGGGGATGAAATCGGAGTAGGTAAGGAATCTGTTGTACACGAGGCTATTCGTGAGCCAGAGCTTGCCATAGGTGATTATGAGCCTGCGATTGTTAAGTTTCACAGGGAAGGGCAGACCAGCTTCAAGTCGGTAAAACGAGCCCGAAGTCATCTGGAGGGGAAGGAACATTTCTCCTGGATTTATGCTGCAAGGCTTGCCGCCCAGAGGGAATATGAAATTATGAAAAAATTGTCTCCGAAGGTTTCTATTCCAAAGCCTATTGATTGCAACCGCCATGCTATTGTTATGGAAGTTGCCAGCGGTTCTATCCTCGCTAAAACCCGCCTGGGCGATCCTCTACATTACCTGAATGAAATTCTCCAGCAGGTAGCGAATGCTTATGGAGAAGGCATTATACATTCGGATTTGAGTGAATATAACATATTTGTGAGCACAGAGGGAGTTCAGCTTATTGACTGGCCACAGTATGTAACACCTGCTCATCCTCATGCAAAGGATCTGCTCCTCAGGGATATTTCCAACATTCTTACACATTTTGAAAAGAAGTACGGCATTCAGACAGATGCCAATGCGATATATGATGATTTAACCTCCGGGAATGAAGTCCGGATATAA
- a CDS encoding DUF2111 domain-containing protein has translation MICFKICEDSRAQELEPIAEAVHSLLGLPVTIRSLNNVGIRMERGEVVDWEYSGPVLEEVLKTHETIRKVPTEGVYRGKAVVVSPIKTLNGDVVGAIGVVDLVAALDILSVFREYPDIIDEVEEARKQQC, from the coding sequence ATGATATGCTTTAAGATATGTGAAGACTCAAGGGCACAGGAACTGGAGCCGATAGCAGAAGCAGTTCACTCTTTATTGGGTTTACCTGTTACAATTCGAAGTCTGAATAATGTCGGAATAAGGATGGAACGCGGTGAGGTAGTGGATTGGGAGTATTCTGGTCCGGTTCTGGAAGAAGTCCTGAAGACTCATGAGACAATTCGAAAGGTTCCAACTGAAGGTGTATACAGAGGTAAGGCAGTTGTTGTTTCTCCAATAAAGACACTTAACGGGGATGTAGTAGGTGCAATCGGCGTTGTGGATCTTGTTGCAGCCCTGGATATATTGTCAGTATTCCGCGAATATCCTGATATAATAGATGAAGTTGAAGAAGCACGGAAGCAGCAATGTTAA
- the trxB gene encoding thioredoxin-disulfide reductase yields the protein MHDLVIVGAGPAGLTAAIYAVRYGLDVLLIDTLPVGGQISSAKLVENYPGFQDISGIELMERFVDHAKDMGVSMEAASVSEVVVTDDGFETVTDSDRITSKAVIIATGAAPKLLGVPGESEFTGRGVSYCATCDGPFFSGKEIAVIGGGESAITDALVLSDIAKQVTVIHRRDTLRASQILQERAFSRENIDFIWNTVVEEISGEQLVDGVNLKNVVTGENSRIPIDGVFIYVGVVPNTDFVDVKKNDQGFIMANEAMETSVPGLFAAGDCRKAPLYQVITAAADGAVAAYSTRKYVRGQ from the coding sequence TTGCATGATCTTGTTATTGTGGGTGCAGGGCCTGCTGGATTAACTGCAGCCATTTATGCTGTACGATATGGTCTTGATGTTTTGCTTATTGATACACTTCCTGTAGGCGGACAGATCTCTTCGGCCAAGCTTGTGGAAAACTATCCGGGGTTTCAGGATATTTCCGGAATTGAACTGATGGAGAGATTCGTTGACCATGCCAAAGATATGGGTGTTTCTATGGAAGCAGCCTCTGTTTCTGAAGTTGTTGTTACAGATGACGGTTTTGAAACAGTTACGGATTCAGACCGCATCACCTCTAAAGCAGTAATAATTGCTACTGGAGCTGCTCCGAAATTGCTAGGTGTCCCAGGTGAATCGGAATTCACCGGAAGGGGTGTTTCTTACTGTGCAACCTGTGACGGTCCTTTTTTCTCTGGTAAGGAAATTGCTGTTATCGGAGGAGGAGAATCTGCAATCACGGATGCACTTGTATTGTCTGATATTGCAAAACAGGTTACTGTTATTCATCGAAGGGATACGCTTCGTGCGTCACAAATTCTTCAGGAGCGTGCTTTTTCGAGGGAAAATATTGATTTCATCTGGAATACTGTTGTTGAAGAAATCTCCGGAGAACAACTTGTTGATGGTGTGAATTTAAAGAATGTTGTAACAGGGGAAAATTCCAGGATTCCTATTGATGGCGTTTTTATTTATGTTGGCGTAGTGCCGAACACGGATTTTGTGGATGTGAAGAAGAACGATCAGGGCTTTATTATGGCTAATGAGGCAATGGAAACTTCCGTGCCAGGCCTGTTTGCTGCCGGTGATTGCCGGAAAGCGCCTCTTTACCAGGTAATAACTGCTGCCGCCGATGGTGCAGTTGCTGCATATTCCACACGAAAATATGTGCGAGGGCAATAA
- a CDS encoding glutaredoxin family protein: MTSVVLLYAGWCHNCPKAKKLWQDLKGEYEFDYREVDVESDEGQQFVEELGVMGVPTTIIDNDVVFVGIPDKNEAISKIT; encoded by the coding sequence ATGACGTCTGTTGTTCTTTTATACGCTGGCTGGTGCCATAATTGTCCGAAGGCCAAGAAACTCTGGCAGGATTTGAAGGGAGAATATGAATTTGATTATCGGGAAGTGGACGTTGAATCGGATGAAGGGCAACAATTTGTTGAGGAACTTGGTGTAATGGGGGTTCCAACTACAATAATCGATAATGATGTGGTTTTTGTTGGCATTCCGGATAAGAATGAAGCAATTTCTAAAATTACATAA
- a CDS encoding archaellin/type IV pilin N-terminal domain-containing protein, whose product MKANTKFMLKKDTSGQVGIGTLIIFIAMVLVAAVAAAVLIQTSGVLQEKAQSTGEQATAEVSSNFGLEGVVGIRGNSSGSLSSYVDMIEIQLAVSAGGEPMDLSQLVVTIGDGTTSNTLTYNQTGTVAALLGDSDSSFTATAIRDADSSFTATSPVMNQGDLILIRVSSLSAQMTDVDGTAATSAEVSGLSLDPRTNVQLSFNPEVGSPLTVGFITPTSYGVDKRISLN is encoded by the coding sequence ATGAAAGCAAACACAAAATTTATGCTAAAAAAGGACACCAGCGGTCAAGTTGGTATCGGTACCCTTATTATATTCATTGCTATGGTATTGGTAGCAGCTGTTGCTGCAGCAGTCCTTATCCAGACTTCTGGTGTACTCCAGGAGAAAGCACAGTCTACAGGTGAACAAGCAACAGCAGAAGTCTCTTCAAACTTTGGTCTGGAGGGTGTAGTAGGTATCCGTGGTAACTCTTCAGGAAGCCTCTCTAGCTACGTTGATATGATTGAAATTCAGCTTGCTGTAAGTGCTGGCGGTGAACCAATGGATCTTAGCCAGCTTGTAGTCACCATAGGTGATGGTACCACCAGTAACACACTGACCTATAACCAGACTGGTACTGTTGCTGCACTGCTCGGTGATTCTGATAGTTCTTTCACAGCAACTGCAATTCGTGATGCAGACTCTTCTTTCACAGCAACCAGCCCTGTTATGAATCAGGGAGATTTGATTCTCATTAGAGTTTCTTCACTGAGTGCCCAGATGACCGATGTTGATGGAACAGCTGCCACATCTGCAGAAGTTTCAGGTCTTTCACTCGATCCAAGGACAAATGTGCAACTTTCGTTTAATCCAGAAGTAGGAAGCCCACTTACCGTTGGTTTCATTACTCCAACATCATACGGTGTTGACAAGAGGATTTCCCTCAACTAA
- a CDS encoding indole-3-glycerol-phosphate synthase, translating into MFHLHQLINDIIEKTTARISDSETREKNVSESIAPKRSILDAIATARKKQKVAVISEVKPSSPREKIKDVTPSDAAAIAKTMEEAGATAISVLTEPHYFNGSKENLKKVRKEVTIPVLRKDFIIDERQIEECENDIILLIAAILREKLPSFVETALSKGIEPLVEIHNLEDLEFAFQSQARLLGINNRDLNTLEVDIGTTEKLLPYIKTHEKENNRTYFVVSESGIGNPEDARRMINAGADALLVGTSIMKGDIYDNTKAIVTSLEGGIK; encoded by the coding sequence GTGTTCCATTTGCATCAACTAATCAATGATATAATCGAGAAAACAACTGCCCGCATTTCTGACTCCGAAACACGGGAAAAAAACGTATCAGAAAGCATAGCACCAAAAAGATCAATACTTGATGCCATTGCTACAGCTAGGAAGAAACAAAAGGTTGCCGTCATTTCCGAAGTAAAACCGTCATCTCCAAGAGAAAAGATAAAAGATGTTACCCCTTCTGACGCAGCAGCCATTGCAAAGACAATGGAAGAAGCGGGTGCAACTGCCATTTCAGTCCTTACGGAACCTCATTATTTTAATGGCTCAAAAGAAAACCTGAAAAAAGTCAGGAAAGAAGTTACTATTCCAGTTTTAAGGAAGGACTTCATCATCGATGAAAGACAAATTGAGGAGTGTGAAAATGATATCATCCTCCTGATAGCTGCTATCCTGAGGGAGAAACTGCCTTCCTTTGTAGAAACTGCTCTTTCAAAAGGAATTGAACCACTTGTTGAAATCCATAATCTTGAGGATCTGGAGTTTGCATTTCAATCGCAGGCGAGACTACTGGGAATAAACAATCGCGATCTGAATACACTTGAAGTAGATATTGGAACTACAGAAAAACTTCTTCCTTACATCAAAACACATGAAAAAGAGAATAATCGCACTTATTTTGTGGTAAGTGAAAGCGGGATCGGAAATCCCGAAGATGCCCGAAGAATGATAAATGCGGGAGCTGATGCACTTCTTGTAGGAACTTCAATCATGAAAGGTGACATATACGATAACACAAAAGCAATTGTAACAAGTCTTGAAGGTGGAATAAAATGA
- the trpB gene encoding tryptophan synthase subunit beta, translated as MKGYYGKYGGQFVPELLMPALEELDREYEKMRSDKKFQDELDYLLKDFGGRPTPLYHAPNLSQKYGIKIYLKREDLVHGGAHKLNNALGQALLAKHMGKKRIVAETGAGQHGTATAMAAARLGMEATVYMGAKDVERQKMNVYRMELMGTEVIPVETGSKTLKDAINEAMRDWVTNVKDTHYLIGSVVGPHPYPMIVRDFQSVIGKEARKQILEKEGKLPDSIVACTGGGSNAMGIFHPFIKDDVDLFAVEAGGKELKEGATVAYHSASLCEGKEGILHGAHTKVLQNKDGQILESTSISAGLDYAGVGPELAYLVNIGRLKPRYITDDMAVNAFNELSRKEGIIPALESSHAVGYVLENAKSGELGETVIINLSGRGDKDLESLIKRRDGNENS; from the coding sequence ATGAAGGGATACTATGGAAAATATGGGGGTCAATTTGTTCCTGAACTCCTTATGCCTGCTCTTGAAGAGCTGGATCGGGAATACGAAAAAATGCGTTCTGATAAAAAATTCCAGGATGAACTTGACTATCTGCTCAAGGATTTTGGGGGAAGACCAACTCCCCTTTACCACGCACCAAACCTCAGCCAGAAATATGGAATTAAGATCTACCTGAAAAGAGAAGACCTTGTCCATGGTGGTGCTCATAAACTGAACAATGCGCTTGGTCAGGCCTTGCTTGCAAAACATATGGGTAAAAAGCGCATTGTCGCTGAAACCGGAGCTGGCCAGCATGGAACAGCTACTGCAATGGCCGCAGCAAGACTGGGAATGGAAGCTACCGTCTACATGGGTGCCAAAGACGTCGAAAGGCAGAAAATGAATGTTTATCGCATGGAATTGATGGGTACCGAAGTTATCCCTGTGGAAACCGGATCCAAAACCCTCAAGGATGCCATTAATGAAGCAATGAGGGATTGGGTAACTAATGTAAAAGACACTCACTACCTGATAGGTTCAGTAGTTGGACCACATCCATACCCCATGATAGTAAGAGATTTTCAGAGTGTTATCGGAAAGGAAGCCCGAAAACAAATCCTTGAAAAGGAAGGGAAACTTCCCGATTCTATCGTAGCATGTACAGGAGGAGGAAGCAACGCCATGGGAATCTTCCACCCCTTTATCAAAGACGATGTGGACCTTTTCGCTGTTGAAGCCGGAGGCAAGGAACTAAAAGAAGGAGCCACAGTAGCATATCACTCTGCCTCGCTCTGTGAAGGTAAAGAAGGAATTTTGCATGGAGCACATACAAAAGTCCTGCAGAACAAAGATGGCCAGATCCTCGAATCGACCTCTATTTCAGCCGGCCTTGACTATGCTGGTGTCGGACCCGAACTTGCTTATCTTGTAAATATCGGTCGCCTTAAACCAAGATATATTACTGACGATATGGCCGTTAATGCTTTTAATGAATTAAGCCGGAAAGAAGGTATCATTCCTGCTCTTGAATCATCACATGCTGTGGGATATGTTCTGGAGAATGCAAAGAGCGGAGAACTTGGTGAAACAGTAATCATTAACCTATCAGGAAGGGGAGATAAGGATCTTGAGAGCCTCATTAAAAGGAGAGATGGAAATGAAAATAGCTGA
- the trpA gene encoding tryptophan synthase subunit alpha produces MRASLKGEMEMKIADKFEELKEKKEAALITYICAGDPDIESTKDIVYALEKGGADIIELGLPFSDPVADGPVIQAASVRAIQNGMDTDSYFKLISDLETDIPLVCMTYYNLVYAHGIKEFVSDCAKSGICGLIIPDLPVEEAGELIAESREKGVANIFMVTPNTPADRIEKVSQNTSGFIYVVPRMGVTGGKTELGESLKVQLDGIKSNKPKAVGFGISTKEQAEEAVKDGADGVIVGSALVNIVASGDNVLERIESLTRDIKSGCKKA; encoded by the coding sequence TTGAGAGCCTCATTAAAAGGAGAGATGGAAATGAAAATAGCTGATAAATTTGAAGAACTTAAAGAGAAAAAAGAGGCGGCTCTTATAACATATATCTGTGCAGGAGATCCTGACATTGAATCCACAAAAGATATTGTTTATGCACTGGAAAAGGGCGGTGCAGATATTATCGAGCTGGGATTGCCTTTCTCAGATCCGGTTGCTGACGGACCGGTTATACAGGCAGCATCAGTGCGTGCAATACAAAACGGCATGGATACAGATAGTTATTTCAAACTCATAAGTGACCTTGAAACAGACATCCCACTTGTCTGTATGACATATTACAATTTGGTTTATGCACACGGAATAAAAGAATTTGTCTCAGATTGTGCAAAAAGCGGAATTTGTGGGTTAATAATCCCGGACTTACCTGTTGAAGAAGCAGGTGAGCTCATCGCAGAGTCCCGGGAAAAAGGAGTTGCAAACATTTTCATGGTGACCCCAAATACACCGGCAGACAGAATTGAAAAAGTCTCACAAAACACATCCGGCTTTATTTACGTGGTTCCAAGAATGGGAGTTACGGGAGGCAAAACCGAACTTGGAGAATCCCTTAAAGTGCAGCTTGATGGCATTAAAAGTAATAAACCAAAAGCAGTAGGTTTTGGAATTTCAACAAAAGAGCAAGCTGAAGAGGCCGTCAAAGATGGAGCCGATGGTGTAATTGTAGGTTCAGCATTAGTCAACATAGTTGCTTCTGGAGACAACGTATTGGAAAGAATAGAATCCCTCACAAGGGATATCAAAAGTGGTTGTAAAAAAGCTTGA